In Triticum urartu cultivar G1812 chromosome 6, Tu2.1, whole genome shotgun sequence, the following proteins share a genomic window:
- the LOC125514735 gene encoding transcription factor MYB93-like, which produces MGRSPCCDENGLKKGPWTPEEDQKLTDYIEKHGHGSWRALPKLAGLNRCGKSCRLRWTNYLRPDIKRGKFTPEEEQTILQLHSVLGNKWSAIAKHLPGRTDNEIKNFWNTHLKKKLIQMGFDPMTHRPRTDFFAALPQLIALANLRQLVEQRPWDDQSASQLQADAVQAAKLEYLQCLLQSAAAIATSPSSSSINTIPTDLQQIGLLSPSQMSSLSSLSSPRILEGINGQDLVTGQVSDIQIPSSSFFEHEQPIINGTNQNSDYSANSGEGENGTQKPLLLSEDSLPPLADFPISNLGDACSTSSCDAEGNGTQLPIWSDSFYDEFMSEFA; this is translated from the exons ATGGGGAGGTCTCCTTGCTGTGACGAGAATGGCCTCAAGAAGGGGCCTTGGACACCCGAAGAGGACCAGAAACTCACGGACTACATCGAGAAGCATGGCCATGGGAGCTGGAGAGCACTGCCTAAGCTTGCAG GACTCAACAGGTGTGGCAAGAGCTGCAGACTGAGATGGACCAACTACCTGAGGCCAGATATCAAGAGAGGAAAGTTCACACCCGAGGAAGAGCAGACCATCCTCCAGCTCCACTCCGTCCTTGGCAACAA GTGGTCAGCCATCGCGAAGCACCTCCCTGGACGGACCGACAACGAGATCAAGAACTTCTGGAACACTCACCTGAAGAAGAAGCTGATCCAGATGGGCTTCGACCCGATGACGCACCGACCGAGGACCGACTTCTTCGCCGCGCTGCCACAGCTCATCGCGCTAGCCAACCTCCGCCAGCTTGTGGAGCAGCGCCCGTGGGACGACCAAAGCGCCAGCCAACTGCAAGCCGATGCAGTCCAGGCAGCAAAGCTCGAGTACTTACAGTGCCTGCTGCAGTCCGCAGCAGCCATTGCGACTAGTCCCAGCTCCAGCAGCATCAACACCATCCCCACTGACCTACAGCAAATCGGCCTCCTGAGTCCTTCGCAGATGTCTTCCTTGTCTTCGCTGTCATCTCCAAGGATCCTGGAGGGTATTAATGGCCAAGACTTGGTAACTGGGCAAGTGTCTGACATCCAGATACCTAGTAGCTCATTCTTCGAACACGAACAGCCTATCATCAATGGTACCAACCAGAACTCAGATTACAGTGCAAACAGCGGTGAGGGGGAGAATGGCACCCAGAAACCGTTGCTCCTGTCAGAGGACTCCCTTCCGCCACTTGCTGACTTCCCTATTTCCAACCTCGGCGATGCTTGCAGCACCTCAAGCTGTGACGCTGAGGGCAACGGCACCCAGCTCCCTATTTGGTCTGACTCATTTTATGATGAGTTCATGAGCGAGTTTGCATGA